The following proteins are encoded in a genomic region of Glycine soja cultivar W05 chromosome 17, ASM419377v2, whole genome shotgun sequence:
- the LOC114391661 gene encoding uncharacterized protein LOC114391661, whose product MRDELLLVARKNMLCLGMGSSPFEAIYVELHYLIGVENGSYQVHLRKARSYWENSLVADYLAQQPINDYQSMHPEFPDEDIIALFEEEVEDEDKDKWVVWFDDVFNALGHGIGSVLVSLDKQCFPFMARLCFDCTNNMAECEACALGIQAAINFRVKLLKVYEDSALVIHQLKGEWKTRDHKLVPYQAYIKGLMELFDDISFHHIPREENQMADALATLSSMLKVSPHGDLPCIDIKCHVEPAHYCLIEEDEDGKLVL is encoded by the exons ATGCGAGATGAACTACTACTCGTTGCTAGAAAGAACATGTTGTGCCTTGGCATGGGCAGCTCACCATTTGAGGCAATATATGTTGAGTTACACTACTTGATTGGTGTTGAAAATGGATCCTATCAAGTACATCTTCGAAAAGCCCGCTCTTATTGGGAGAATAGCTTAGTGGCAG ATTATCTAGCTCAACAACCCATAAATGATTATCAATCTATGCATCCAGAATTCCCTGACGAGGATATTATTGCCTTATTTGAAGAGGAGGTTGAAGATGAagacaaagataagtgggttgtGTGGTTTGATGATGTGTTTAATGCACTAGGTCATGGAATTGGGTCAGTGTTGGTTTCGTTGGACAAACAATGTTTTCCTTTCATGGCTAGGTTGTGTTTCGACTGTACAAACAATATGGCAGAGTGTGAGGCATGCGCCCTAGGGATCCAAGCAGCAATTAACTTTAGGGTTAAGTTGCTCAAAGTATACGAAGATTCGGCATTGGTAATTCATCAGTTGAAAGGTGAATGGAAGACTAGAGACCACAAGTTGGTGCCTTACCAGGCTTACATCAAGGGATTGATGGAACTCTTTGATGATATATCATTTCATCACATTCCTAGAGAGGAAAACCAGATGGCTGATGCCCTTGCCACTCTATCGTCCATGCTCAAAGTAAGCCCTCACGGAGATTTGCCATGCATCGACATCAAATGTCATGTTGAGCCTGCACACTACTGTTTgatagaagaagatgaggatgGTAAACTGGTACTTTGA